One Chryseobacterium sp. StRB126 genomic region harbors:
- a CDS encoding toxin-antitoxin system YwqK family antitoxin produces MKMDNSKFDKDGKLKQGVHQEYFKNGSLSSEGNIEDGEKNGEWRYFLANGRLKAIGKYVKGKMTGEWKWYRENGKLLQVGSLDNDIKTGVWTRFRVDGTLMDETVFINGKKGKVNKY; encoded by the coding sequence ATGAAAATGGACAATAGTAAGTTTGACAAAGACGGAAAACTTAAACAAGGGGTTCACCAGGAATATTTCAAGAATGGTTCTCTTTCCAGTGAAGGTAATATTGAGGACGGAGAAAAAAACGGAGAATGGAGATACTTTCTTGCAAATGGACGATTAAAAGCTATTGGTAAATATGTAAAAGGGAAAATGACAGGAGAATGGAAATGGTATCGTGAAAATGGAAAACTTCTGCAAGTAGGTTCGCTTGACAACGACATAAAAACAGGAGTTTGGACGAGATTTCGAGTGGACGGAACTCTAATGGATGAAACAGTATTTATTAACGGTAAAAAAGGTAAAGTCAACAAATATTAG
- a CDS encoding TIGR02391 family protein: MTKSFDDITLRNISDIISNMLTHTKITEHLSSAGISQSQYGTNKTDRLFYALKERQVQDRCGNNILAFVVRLLNPKRYNSEDEFEKDRTTINEKLVYEGIEIDISGQPRKVDKAKTISEAKGRSLKIKEKVHGIGVHSEILPYCEAEWLKENYFHAILEITKSVAERLRQKSGYTSDGADLVDDCFALGKEKKPMLAFNTLNNQSEESEHKGFGNFCKGFFSMYRNPKAHNPKIFEDTQLSQMTEVLVVATIIHNKLDNTYRTGLK; encoded by the coding sequence ATGACAAAATCCTTTGATGACATAACCCTACGAAACATATCTGATATTATTTCAAATATGCTCACACATACCAAAATTACAGAACATTTATCTAGTGCTGGTATTTCTCAATCTCAATATGGCACAAACAAAACAGACAGACTATTTTATGCTTTAAAAGAAAGACAAGTACAAGACAGATGTGGAAATAATATATTGGCATTTGTCGTTAGGTTATTAAATCCAAAAAGATACAATTCCGAAGACGAATTTGAAAAAGATAGAACAACTATCAATGAAAAACTTGTTTACGAAGGGATAGAAATTGATATAAGTGGACAACCCCGAAAAGTTGACAAGGCTAAAACCATTTCAGAAGCTAAAGGTAGGTCACTTAAAATCAAAGAAAAAGTACACGGCATTGGAGTTCATTCAGAAATCTTACCTTACTGTGAAGCTGAATGGTTAAAGGAAAATTATTTTCACGCTATACTCGAAATTACAAAAAGTGTCGCAGAAAGGCTTAGACAAAAAAGTGGCTATACTTCAGACGGAGCTGATCTAGTTGATGATTGTTTTGCGTTGGGAAAAGAAAAAAAACCTATGCTTGCTTTTAATACTTTAAATAATCAAAGTGAGGAAAGTGAACATAAGGGCTTTGGAAACTTCTGTAAAGGATTTTTTTCTATGTACAGAAATCCAAAAGCGCACAATCCAAAAATATTTGAGGATACGCAACTCTCACAAATGACAGAAGTTTTGGTTGTAGCAACAATAATTCACAATAAACTTGATAACACTTATAGAACAGGACTTAAATAA
- a CDS encoding DUF3872 domain-containing protein — MIAIFNKFRTGLLPFYVFLAILTASVTLVSCSKDDELEIQNNFPFEVNVMPVPKDVANGQSVEIRITIKRTGNYNNTQYFLRYFQFDGQGTLQYYNEPPYLPNDLYSLPTEQFRLYYTSTSTVSQSFDVWISDSFGNEKKIVFQFNSSD; from the coding sequence ATGATAGCAATATTCAATAAATTCAGAACAGGGCTACTGCCATTCTATGTATTTCTGGCGATCCTCACAGCATCGGTTACTTTGGTATCTTGTAGCAAAGATGATGAACTTGAAATACAGAACAATTTTCCTTTCGAAGTCAATGTAATGCCAGTACCTAAAGATGTTGCCAATGGGCAGTCGGTAGAAATACGCATCACCATAAAGCGTACAGGTAATTACAACAATACACAGTATTTCCTCCGCTACTTCCAGTTTGACGGTCAGGGAACGTTGCAATACTACAATGAACCGCCGTATCTGCCGAATGATTTGTATTCGTTACCAACTGAGCAGTTCCGGTTGTATTACACCTCAACGTCCACCGTTTCACAATCCTTTGATGTTTGGATTTCGGACAGCTTCGGGAACGAAAAGAAGATAGTTTTTCAGTTTAACAGTAGTGATTAA
- a CDS encoding conjugal transfer protein TraO codes for MKKYIYTVMLVLMGITSSQAQRMLPKQKGLEINVGVLSDDKIGNDYYISVAMTVNGKNGNYQLWALEYTHQYHDYKDLRIPQEIYSAEGGYSFFLLGDARRNVMLNLGITGVLGYETINRGEAMLYDGAKILSEDNFIYGAGGRLTFETYLSNRFVLVLQGRTKVLLGTDLQQFRPSAGVGLRFNF; via the coding sequence ATGAAAAAGTATATCTATACCGTGATGCTCGTTTTAATGGGTATCACTTCAAGCCAGGCACAACGAATGTTGCCTAAGCAAAAAGGATTAGAAATAAATGTTGGTGTATTATCCGATGATAAAATCGGGAATGATTATTACATCAGTGTAGCAATGACCGTAAACGGTAAGAACGGTAATTATCAGCTTTGGGCGTTAGAATATACCCACCAGTATCACGATTATAAAGACCTACGCATACCGCAAGAAATCTATTCCGCAGAGGGCGGTTACAGCTTCTTTTTGTTGGGTGACGCCCGAAGAAATGTCATGCTAAATTTAGGAATAACAGGTGTGCTAGGTTATGAAACCATCAATCGTGGCGAAGCAATGCTATATGACGGTGCGAAGATACTGAGCGAGGATAATTTTATTTACGGAGCAGGTGGTCGCCTCACTTTTGAAACGTATCTATCCAATCGTTTTGTATTAGTCCTGCAAGGGCGTACAAAAGTGCTTTTGGGTACGGATTTACAACAGTTCCGACCGTCGGCAGGTGTGGGATTAAGGTTTAACTTTTAA
- the traN gene encoding conjugative transposon protein TraN, translating into MKNHLKTFWAIALIFGFAVQSYAQDSIKTPLTLGKIEPYKLEVTYDKTSHLIFPTAIRYVDLGSEYLIAGKAEDAENVLRVKASVRDFEPETNFSVITNDGRFYSFNVYYSSYPEALSYNLQTMQKAVDKANGNEVLFEELGNNSPSLAGLLLETIYKKDKRVVKHIGAKSFGIQFILKGVYIHNGKYYFHTELRNRTNVPFEIDFINFKIVDKKVAKRTVVQERSLIPLRTYKPLDGIAGKSTEQNVFLLDQFTIADDKVLLIEIFEKNGGRHQTLQIENSDLIKASLINDMHLKF; encoded by the coding sequence ATGAAAAATCATTTAAAAACCTTTTGGGCTATAGCCCTGATATTCGGCTTTGCCGTACAATCTTATGCACAAGATAGCATCAAAACACCGCTTACATTGGGCAAGATAGAACCTTACAAATTGGAAGTTACCTACGATAAAACTTCGCACCTGATTTTTCCGACTGCCATTCGTTACGTGGACTTGGGTAGTGAGTACCTGATTGCAGGGAAAGCCGAAGATGCGGAAAACGTTTTACGTGTAAAAGCATCGGTAAGGGATTTTGAGCCTGAAACCAATTTTTCTGTTATCACGAATGACGGACGCTTTTATAGCTTCAACGTGTATTACAGTTCCTATCCCGAAGCATTGAGCTACAATTTACAAACGATGCAGAAAGCGGTGGATAAAGCCAATGGAAACGAGGTGCTCTTTGAAGAACTGGGCAACAATTCTCCATCATTGGCAGGCTTGTTATTAGAAACCATTTACAAGAAAGACAAACGTGTTGTAAAGCATATCGGGGCTAAAAGTTTCGGCATCCAGTTTATCCTCAAGGGGGTTTACATACACAACGGCAAATACTATTTCCATACGGAATTGAGAAACCGTACCAATGTGCCTTTCGAGATTGATTTTATCAATTTTAAAATAGTGGATAAAAAAGTAGCCAAACGCACTGTAGTACAAGAACGCTCTTTAATTCCTTTGAGAACTTACAAACCATTGGACGGCATTGCTGGAAAATCGACAGAACAAAACGTATTCCTGTTAGACCAGTTTACCATTGCCGATGACAAGGTACTACTGATTGAAATTTTCGAGAAAAATGGTGGTAGGCATCAAACGCTGCAAATCGAAAATTCAGATTTAATCAAAGCCAGTTTGATTAACGATATGCACCTGAAATTTTAA
- the traM gene encoding conjugative transposon protein TraM encodes MKDNENKKSVVRVTEGNPKETADVLQNGTQNNKEKLKKPLIFGLMAIVFVGCMYLIFKPSEEKKTIENVGLNDAVPEATGAGMPADKGKAYEQEMLERKEQEKRNALATLSDYWNIEDKKDPTDEQFPKDEENNSFGSRNSGSNGNPALNSYHNAQSTLGSFYQNDNSETMELRKQIDEMKEKLAEKDVPPVATVDDQLKLMEKSYEMVAKYLPQNANTGNVAHTNGATPAASGANQKEQFVSFTPTRKNIVSALYREPSDSAFAADWSQTKNRGFYTAGTTEQAIQPKNSIKACVHEAQTVVGETGVRLRLLEPAKTPQRTIPKGTIVTANAKFQNGRLQLKISSVELEGNIIPVDITIYDLDGQQGLFVPYSPERNAVTDIVANMGNATGSSFSMSSTPGQQITSDLSKSAVQGISGYFAKKVRTPKVTLKVGHQVFLVSKK; translated from the coding sequence ATGAAAGATAATGAGAACAAAAAATCGGTTGTTCGGGTAACTGAGGGAAACCCGAAAGAAACCGCTGATGTGCTGCAGAACGGCACACAGAATAATAAGGAAAAGCTCAAAAAGCCCTTAATTTTTGGCTTAATGGCGATTGTCTTCGTGGGTTGTATGTACCTTATATTTAAACCATCCGAAGAAAAAAAGACAATCGAAAACGTCGGGTTAAACGATGCAGTACCAGAAGCTACGGGTGCAGGAATGCCTGCCGATAAAGGCAAGGCTTACGAGCAGGAAATGCTCGAACGCAAAGAGCAAGAAAAGCGCAATGCTCTTGCAACGCTTTCCGACTACTGGAATATTGAAGACAAGAAAGATCCGACCGATGAGCAGTTTCCTAAAGATGAGGAAAACAACAGTTTTGGTAGCAGAAATTCAGGAAGCAACGGCAATCCTGCATTGAACAGTTACCATAATGCACAAAGTACATTGGGTTCATTTTATCAGAATGATAATTCAGAAACAATGGAACTCCGCAAGCAAATTGACGAGATGAAAGAAAAGCTGGCAGAAAAAGATGTACCACCTGTAGCTACCGTTGACGACCAACTCAAATTAATGGAGAAATCTTATGAGATGGTGGCTAAGTATCTTCCGCAAAATGCCAATACCGGAAATGTTGCTCACACCAACGGTGCAACGCCTGCTGCTTCGGGTGCTAATCAAAAGGAGCAATTTGTATCGTTCACACCAACAAGAAAGAACATTGTATCAGCCTTGTACCGTGAACCGTCGGACAGTGCATTTGCAGCCGATTGGAGTCAAACAAAGAACCGTGGTTTTTATACGGCAGGTACTACAGAACAGGCAATACAGCCTAAAAACAGTATCAAAGCCTGTGTACACGAAGCCCAAACGGTAGTTGGTGAAACAGGTGTGCGTTTACGACTGTTAGAACCTGCTAAAACACCTCAGCGTACCATTCCAAAAGGAACGATTGTAACGGCAAATGCCAAATTTCAGAACGGCAGGTTACAGTTAAAAATAAGCTCGGTAGAACTGGAGGGTAATATCATTCCGGTAGATATTACCATTTATGATTTGGATGGACAGCAAGGTTTGTTTGTTCCATACTCACCTGAAAGAAATGCGGTTACAGACATTGTAGCCAATATGGGGAATGCCACGGGATCGAGCTTCAGTATGAGTTCTACTCCTGGACAGCAGATCACTTCTGACCTCAGTAAAAGTGCGGTGCAAGGTATTTCAGGTTATTTCGCCAAAAAGGTAAGAACGCCAAAGGTTACGCTGAAAGTAGGGCATCAGGTCTTCCTTGTATCTAAAAAATAA
- the traK gene encoding conjugative transposon protein TraK: MEFKTLRNIENSFRQIRLYAIVFAVLCIGVVGYAVWQSYHFAEEQRQKIYVLDNGKSLMLALSQDASINRPVEAREHVRRFHELFFTLAPDKNAIESNMSRAFNLADKSAFDYYKDLSEKGYYSRIISGNVQQRIEVDSVVCKFDTYPYAVRTYAKQFIIRSSNVTKRNLITSCYLVNSVRSDNNPQGFNIEKFAVMENRDIEVIER, from the coding sequence ATGGAATTTAAAACGCTAAGAAATATAGAAAACAGCTTTCGGCAGATACGTTTGTATGCCATTGTGTTTGCTGTTCTCTGCATTGGCGTGGTGGGATATGCCGTATGGCAGTCCTACCACTTTGCAGAAGAACAACGCCAAAAAATCTATGTATTAGATAATGGCAAATCTCTAATGCTTGCCCTGTCGCAGGATGCAAGCATCAATCGTCCCGTAGAAGCAAGGGAACACGTTAGACGTTTCCACGAGCTTTTCTTCACGCTTGCACCTGATAAGAATGCTATCGAAAGCAATATGAGCAGAGCATTTAACCTTGCGGATAAAAGTGCTTTCGATTATTACAAAGACTTATCGGAAAAGGGGTATTACAGCAGGATTATTTCGGGTAACGTACAACAACGCATAGAGGTAGATAGTGTTGTCTGCAAATTCGATACTTATCCGTATGCAGTGCGTACCTACGCTAAACAGTTTATCATCCGTTCGAGCAACGTAACCAAACGCAACCTTATTACTTCCTGCTATCTCGTGAACTCCGTTCGTTCAGACAACAATCCGCAAGGCTTCAATATCGAAAAATTTGCGGTTATGGAAAACAGGGACATCGAAGTCATCGAACGCTAA
- the traJ gene encoding conjugative transposon protein TraJ codes for MEWDNLHELLRSLYDDMMPLAGDMAAVAKGLAGLGALFYVALKVWQALSRAEPIDMFPLLRPFALGLCIMFFPTIVLGTINAVLSPVVTGTHAILEDQVLDLNKLQQQKDQLEYEAMVRNPETSYMVSDEEFDKKLDELGWSPSDVGTMAGMYMDRQAYKIEKAIKDWFRNLLEILFQAAALVIDTIRTFFLIVLSILGPIAFAISVWDGFQATLTQWLTRYISVYLWLPVSDLFSSMLARIQSLILERDIAMLADPTFIPDTSNTVYIIFMIIGIVGYFTIPTVTGWIIQAGGAGNFTRNVNQAAMKTGNIAGAGAGSTVGNIGGKLMNK; via the coding sequence ATGGAATGGGATAATCTTCACGAACTCCTGCGTTCGCTTTATGACGATATGATGCCGCTTGCAGGCGATATGGCGGCAGTGGCTAAGGGATTAGCGGGATTGGGGGCGTTGTTCTATGTGGCATTAAAGGTTTGGCAGGCTTTAAGCCGTGCCGAACCTATTGATATGTTCCCGTTGCTGCGCCCGTTTGCTTTGGGACTTTGTATAATGTTCTTCCCAACTATTGTTTTGGGAACCATCAATGCAGTACTAAGCCCGGTTGTAACTGGAACCCACGCCATACTCGAAGATCAGGTACTTGACCTGAACAAGCTGCAACAGCAGAAAGACCAATTGGAATACGAAGCAATGGTCAGAAATCCTGAAACTTCCTATATGGTATCAGACGAAGAGTTTGATAAGAAACTGGACGAATTGGGTTGGTCGCCATCTGATGTTGGTACAATGGCGGGTATGTATATGGACAGACAAGCCTACAAGATTGAAAAGGCGATAAAGGACTGGTTTCGCAATTTGCTGGAAATACTCTTTCAGGCGGCGGCTTTGGTTATTGATACCATACGGACGTTTTTTCTAATCGTCTTGTCCATACTCGGGCCAATAGCCTTTGCGATAAGTGTATGGGATGGTTTTCAAGCTACGCTCACGCAATGGCTCACGAGGTACATTAGCGTATATCTGTGGCTTCCTGTTTCGGATTTATTCAGCTCCATGCTGGCAAGAATACAATCCCTCATATTGGAAAGGGATATAGCAATGTTAGCTGACCCAACCTTTATCCCTGATACTTCCAATACAGTGTATATCATCTTTATGATCATCGGTATCGTGGGTTACTTCACTATTCCAACGGTAACTGGCTGGATTATTCAGGCAGGCGGTGCAGGAAACTTTACTCGTAACGTAAACCAAGCGGCAATGAAAACCGGAAACATTGCTGGAGCAGGTGCAGGTTCAACGGTTGGAAATATTGGCGGTAAGCTGATGAATAAATAA
- a CDS encoding DUF4141 domain-containing protein yields the protein MKKVMYLVCTALMLAVAPSAKAQFVVTDPANLASGIINSANEIIQTSSTVSNVIKNFNEVKKVYDQGKEYYDKLKAINNLVKDARKVQQTVLLVGDVSEMYVQNFGKMMNDPNFTPQELVAIGNGYSALLNESTELLKELKQIITSSSLSLNDKERMDIIDRVYKEVKDYHSLVRYYTNKNISVSYLRAKKKNDAKRVLELYGTANQKYW from the coding sequence ATGAAAAAAGTAATGTATCTGGTGTGTACGGCATTAATGCTCGCCGTTGCACCGTCAGCAAAAGCCCAGTTTGTGGTTACTGATCCTGCAAACCTGGCTTCAGGAATTATCAACTCTGCGAACGAAATCATACAGACTTCTTCGACCGTGAGCAATGTGATAAAGAACTTCAACGAAGTGAAGAAAGTGTACGACCAAGGCAAGGAATATTATGACAAGCTGAAAGCTATCAACAACCTTGTGAAAGATGCCCGTAAGGTACAACAAACAGTATTGCTTGTAGGCGATGTGTCCGAAATGTACGTGCAGAATTTTGGCAAGATGATGAACGACCCAAATTTCACACCGCAAGAATTGGTCGCTATCGGCAATGGTTATTCGGCACTGCTTAATGAAAGTACCGAACTGCTGAAAGAATTGAAGCAGATTATAACCTCTTCAAGCCTTTCGCTGAATGACAAGGAGCGTATGGATATTATTGACCGTGTGTACAAAGAGGTAAAGGATTACCACAGCCTTGTACGCTACTACACCAATAAGAACATTTCTGTAAGCTATCTGAGAGCGAAAAAGAAAAATGATGCCAAAAGAGTGCTTGAACTCTATGGAACTGCTAACCAAAAATACTGGTAA
- a CDS encoding TraG family conjugative transposon ATPase: protein MRNVAKTTTLENKFPLLAVENNCILSKDADITACFEVRLPELFTVASAEYEAIHSAWHKAIKTLPDFTVIHKQDWYIKENYAPDLAADNQSFLAKSYQRHFNERPFLNHYCYLFLTKTTKERMRMQSNFSSLCKGTLIPKEIRNKETIHRFMEAVAQFERIINDSGFVSLKRLTEDEIIGTETTQGLLEQYLTLSKEVGTPMQDIALGTEEVRIGNKRLSLHTLSDTDDLPGTVSADTRFEKLSTDRSDCRLSFAAPVGLLLSCNHIYNQYLFLDNSEDNLQKFEKSARNMHSLARYSRANQINKEWIEKYLNEAHSFGLSSIRAHFNIMAWSEDPSELKQLKNDCGSALALMECKPRHNTTDVATLYWAGMPGNAGDFPSEESFYTFIEPALCFFAEETNYHNSPSPFGIKMADRLTGKPIHLDISDLPMKRGIITNRNKFILGPSGSGKSFFTNHMVRQYYEQGAHVLLVDTGNSYQGLCELIKGKTKGEDGVYFTYTEDNPIAFNPFYTDDGVFDIEKRESVKTLILTLWKRDDEPPTRSEEVALSNAVSGYIECIKQEDVFPSFNGFYEYVKGDYRKVLEGKQVREKDFDIANFLNVLEPYYKGGEYDYLLNSNKQLDLLSRRFIVFEIDAIKDHKILFPIVTIIIMEVFINKMRRLKGIRKLILIEEAWKAIAKEGMAEYIKYLFKTVRKFFGEAIVVTQEVDDIIQSPIVKESIINNSDCKILLDQRKYMNKFDDIQSMLGLTDKEKGQVLSINMNNDASRLYKEVWIGLGGTHSAVYATEVSLEEYLAYTTEETEKMEVMQLAAELDGNVELAIKHIAMQRRDKVNQ from the coding sequence ATGAGAAATGTAGCTAAAACAACAACGCTGGAAAACAAATTTCCTTTGTTGGCAGTAGAAAACAATTGTATCCTTTCTAAAGATGCAGACATTACCGCCTGCTTTGAAGTGCGTTTGCCAGAACTGTTCACGGTTGCTTCTGCGGAATATGAAGCCATTCACTCCGCCTGGCACAAGGCCATCAAAACCTTACCTGATTTTACGGTCATTCACAAACAAGACTGGTACATCAAAGAAAACTATGCACCTGATTTGGCAGCCGATAATCAAAGTTTTTTGGCAAAATCCTATCAACGCCATTTTAATGAGCGACCGTTCCTAAATCACTACTGTTACCTATTTCTGACCAAGACTACTAAGGAAAGAATGCGGATGCAAAGCAATTTTTCATCGCTTTGTAAAGGTACGCTGATACCAAAGGAAATCAGAAATAAGGAAACGATACACCGCTTTATGGAGGCGGTCGCACAGTTTGAGCGTATCATAAATGATAGTGGTTTTGTAAGCCTAAAACGCCTGACCGAAGATGAAATCATCGGAACAGAAACTACACAGGGACTACTAGAGCAGTATCTCACATTATCAAAGGAAGTTGGAACACCAATGCAAGACATCGCACTCGGAACTGAAGAAGTCCGTATCGGTAACAAAAGGTTGAGCCTGCACACCTTGTCCGATACCGACGATTTGCCCGGAACAGTATCGGCTGATACCCGTTTTGAAAAGCTATCTACCGACCGAAGCGATTGTCGTCTGTCATTCGCTGCACCTGTGGGTTTGTTGTTAAGTTGCAATCACATCTATAATCAATACCTGTTTTTAGACAACAGCGAAGACAACCTGCAAAAGTTTGAGAAATCCGCAAGGAATATGCACTCATTGGCAAGGTACAGCCGTGCCAACCAAATCAACAAAGAGTGGATAGAAAAGTACCTGAATGAAGCCCATAGCTTCGGATTGTCCTCCATCCGTGCACACTTCAATATTATGGCGTGGTCGGAAGACCCTTCGGAACTGAAACAGCTAAAAAACGATTGCGGTAGTGCATTGGCACTAATGGAATGTAAGCCTCGTCATAACACCACGGACGTAGCCACTTTGTATTGGGCAGGAATGCCAGGAAATGCTGGCGACTTCCCGAGTGAGGAAAGTTTTTACACGTTTATTGAACCCGCTTTGTGCTTCTTTGCGGAAGAAACCAACTACCACAATTCACCTTCACCATTCGGGATAAAAATGGCTGACAGGCTTACAGGAAAACCTATCCATTTGGATATTTCCGACCTGCCGATGAAACGAGGTATTATCACGAACCGGAACAAGTTTATCTTGGGGCCATCAGGTTCGGGAAAATCATTCTTCACTAACCACATGGTACGTCAATATTACGAACAGGGCGCACACGTATTGTTGGTAGATACGGGTAATTCTTATCAGGGCTTATGTGAACTCATCAAAGGAAAAACCAAAGGCGAAGACGGTGTTTACTTTACTTATACTGAAGATAACCCAATTGCCTTTAACCCTTTCTATACCGATGATGGAGTGTTCGATATTGAGAAGCGTGAAAGTGTCAAAACTCTGATACTTACCCTATGGAAAAGAGATGATGAGCCGCCAACCCGTTCAGAAGAAGTAGCATTATCGAATGCCGTATCGGGATACATCGAGTGCATCAAACAAGAAGATGTTTTTCCGTCATTCAACGGTTTTTATGAGTACGTAAAAGGTGACTACCGTAAGGTATTGGAAGGAAAACAGGTAAGAGAAAAAGACTTTGACATTGCTAATTTCCTAAACGTACTCGAACCTTATTACAAGGGTGGCGAATATGATTACCTGTTGAACTCTAATAAGCAATTAGATCTCTTATCCAGACGCTTTATCGTGTTTGAGATTGATGCGATTAAAGACCACAAAATCCTCTTTCCCATAGTGACCATCATCATTATGGAAGTTTTCATCAATAAGATGCGAAGGCTCAAAGGTATTCGCAAACTCATCTTAATTGAAGAGGCTTGGAAAGCGATTGCCAAAGAGGGAATGGCAGAATACATCAAGTATTTATTTAAGACCGTCCGCAAATTCTTCGGAGAAGCTATTGTCGTAACGCAAGAGGTGGATGACATTATCCAATCCCCCATTGTAAAGGAAAGTATCATCAATAACTCTGACTGTAAAATCCTCTTAGACCAACGTAAGTATATGAACAAGTTCGATGACATACAGTCGATGTTAGGACTTACGGACAAAGAAAAAGGACAGGTACTTTCTATCAATATGAACAATGATGCAAGCCGACTTTACAAAGAGGTTTGGATTGGTTTAGGTGGTACACATTCGGCAGTCTATGCCACCGAAGTTAGTTTGGAGGAATACCTCGCTTACACGACCGAAGAAACCGAAAAAATGGAAGTGATGCAGCTTGCTGCTGAACTGGACGGCAACGTAGAACTCGCCATCAAGCATATCGCAATGCAAAGGCGTGACAAAGTAAATCAATAG
- a CDS encoding DUF4133 domain-containing protein, whose amino-acid sequence MNYNINKGIGRTVEFKGLKAQYLFIFAGGLLGTLILVMIMYMVGVNSYICLFLGAGGASLIVWQTFSLNRKYGEHGLMKIGAGKRHPRYIICRKPVHRYLKFTPKQNAV is encoded by the coding sequence ATGAATTACAATATCAATAAAGGCATCGGAAGAACGGTGGAATTTAAAGGGCTGAAAGCGCAATACCTGTTCATTTTTGCTGGCGGGCTACTCGGTACGCTTATCCTCGTGATGATAATGTATATGGTTGGCGTAAACTCTTACATCTGCCTGTTCCTGGGAGCAGGCGGAGCTTCGCTTATTGTGTGGCAAACCTTTTCACTAAACAGAAAGTATGGCGAACACGGGTTGATGAAAATCGGGGCAGGAAAAAGACATCCCCGATACATCATCTGTCGCAAGCCTGTACATCGCTATTTAAAATTCACACCTAAACAAAATGCCGTATGA
- a CDS encoding DUF4134 domain-containing protein, whose protein sequence is MKKQGKKVLLAAVAMLSGIGAFAQGNGTAGITEATQMVTSYFDPATQLIYAIGAVVGLIGGVKVYNKFSSGDPDTSKTAASWFGACIFLIVAATILRSFFL, encoded by the coding sequence ATGAAAAAACAAGGAAAAAAAGTTCTGCTGGCAGCCGTAGCTATGCTGTCAGGAATTGGTGCGTTCGCACAGGGAAATGGTACGGCTGGAATAACCGAAGCTACACAAATGGTCACCTCTTATTTCGATCCCGCAACTCAATTAATTTACGCCATCGGTGCGGTCGTTGGGCTAATCGGAGGTGTTAAGGTGTATAATAAATTCAGTTCGGGCGACCCTGACACAAGCAAAACTGCGGCTTCGTGGTTTGGTGCCTGTATCTTCTTAATTGTGGCGGCTACCATACTGCGTTCATTCTTCCTTTAA